In one Thermogemmata fonticola genomic region, the following are encoded:
- a CDS encoding arylsulfatase → MRAWLCGLGLLLSGLPVQAAPPNLVLIISDDQGYGDLGCHGNPVLRTPHLDRLARQSVWLKNFYVSPVCSPTRASLLTGLYSYRTGVVDTYLGRALMRPQVRTLAEHLAQAGYRTGLFGKWHLGDNYPLRPEDRGFHETLWHLGGGLAQPSDPPWVDPRRAYFDPVLQRNGQEVQGRGYCTDLFTRSAIQFILRHKDRPFFAYIAYNAPHAPFQVPPEGVQFYRQRDLTPRAFPKIGQPWWNGPKKLDTEAIAAAYGMIENLDANIGRLLQTLHEHGLAERTLVVFLTDNGPGGVRWNAGLRGRKGTVYEGGIRVPCYVCWPHRLKGGQVLEWPLAHIDLVPTLCELCGVPWREPCDGRSFAPWLLGSSEPWPDRTLFFQWHRGDTPEQFRAFAARGPRYKLVQAAGTGPGSSWKPRYELFDLSTDPYEETDLAEKMPEMVERLRREYAAWFTEVTRQGFAPPRLVLGSPQAPEVRLSRQDWRGPRAGWSADSLGHWAVHVARPGRYRFTLHAAVPIQQWELLCEQAQPPRQHGHGTGQTTLCLDSLRLQAGEARLEIRLNDPPVGPTHVIVEYLGP, encoded by the coding sequence ATGCGCGCCTGGCTCTGCGGTCTGGGACTGCTCCTAAGCGGGCTGCCCGTGCAGGCGGCCCCTCCGAACCTCGTGCTGATCATCAGCGATGATCAAGGGTATGGGGACCTGGGCTGCCACGGCAATCCGGTGTTGCGCACACCGCACTTGGACCGCTTGGCGCGGCAGAGCGTTTGGCTCAAAAACTTTTACGTTTCCCCCGTCTGTTCGCCGACGCGGGCCAGTCTGTTGACCGGCTTGTACTCCTACCGCACCGGCGTGGTGGACACCTACCTGGGCCGAGCGCTGATGCGCCCCCAGGTCCGCACCCTGGCAGAGCATCTCGCCCAGGCGGGTTACCGCACCGGCCTCTTCGGCAAGTGGCACCTGGGGGACAATTACCCCTTGCGCCCGGAAGATCGCGGTTTCCACGAGACGCTCTGGCACTTGGGCGGAGGATTGGCCCAGCCGAGCGATCCGCCGTGGGTCGATCCGCGCCGGGCTTATTTTGATCCGGTCCTCCAGCGTAACGGCCAGGAGGTACAGGGGCGCGGCTACTGCACCGATCTATTCACCCGCTCGGCGATCCAGTTCATCCTCCGCCACAAGGACCGGCCGTTTTTCGCGTACATTGCCTACAATGCGCCGCATGCTCCCTTCCAGGTGCCGCCGGAGGGAGTGCAGTTTTACCGCCAGCGGGACCTAACGCCGCGAGCCTTTCCCAAAATCGGGCAGCCGTGGTGGAACGGTCCGAAGAAGCTGGACACCGAGGCGATCGCCGCCGCTTACGGGATGATCGAGAATCTGGATGCGAACATCGGGCGGTTGCTTCAGACTCTGCACGAACACGGGTTGGCAGAACGGACGCTCGTGGTGTTCCTGACGGACAACGGTCCGGGCGGGGTGCGCTGGAATGCCGGCTTGCGCGGCCGCAAGGGAACGGTGTACGAAGGGGGCATTCGCGTGCCGTGCTATGTGTGCTGGCCCCACCGCCTCAAAGGCGGGCAGGTGCTGGAATGGCCCCTGGCTCATATCGACCTGGTGCCGACGCTGTGTGAATTGTGCGGCGTGCCGTGGCGCGAACCCTGCGATGGCCGCAGCTTCGCCCCCTGGCTCCTCGGCTCCTCCGAACCCTGGCCGGACCGCACCCTCTTCTTCCAGTGGCATCGCGGTGACACCCCGGAACAGTTCCGGGCCTTCGCAGCGCGGGGACCCCGTTACAAACTGGTGCAGGCCGCCGGTACTGGCCCCGGTTCCTCCTGGAAACCCCGCTACGAACTGTTCGACCTGAGCACCGACCCTTACGAGGAAACCGATCTGGCGGAGAAGATGCCGGAGATGGTCGAGCGCTTGCGCCGGGAGTACGCCGCCTGGTTCACGGAAGTGACGCGGCAGGGTTTCGCTCCGCCGCGGCTCGTGCTGGGCAGTCCCCAGGCGCCGGAGGTCCGTCTGAGCCGGCAGGACTGGCGCGGTCCGCGGGCCGGTTGGTCCGCCGACAGCCTCGGCCATTGGGCCGTCCATGTCGCCCGTCCTGGCCGCTACCGCTTCACGCTCCACGCTGCCGTGCCAATCCAGCAGTGGGAACTCCTCTGCGAGCAGGCGCAACCGCCCCGGCAGCACGGCCACGGCACGGGCCAAACCACCCTCTGCCTCGATTCCCTCCGCTTGCAGGCCGGAGAAGCCCGCCTGGAAATCCGCCTCAATGACCCTCCCGTGGGACCCACCCACGTGATCGTCGAGTATCTCGGCCCCTAG
- the ligA gene encoding NAD-dependent DNA ligase LigA → MAASQSSAKGSGRASQPAAASDPAERIAQLRREIERHNYLYYVEARPEISDREFDRLMAELIELERQHPELVTPDSPSQRVGGAPISGFRKVRHAVPMLSIDNTYSAAELRKFDADVRKALGPAAVVEYMAELKIDGVSLSLLYVQGKLEVAATRGDGEIGDDVTHNVKTIAAIPLRLRTEHPPARIEVRGEVYMTRAELARINAEQVRQGLEPFKNARNLTAGTLKLLDPQLAAQRKMLFFAYAAGLVEGVTLRSQQELFTVFRQWGLPVNPHARLCRTIEEVIAYCQEWATKRRELPYDIDGVVIKVNDFAQREVLGATSRAPRWARAYKFEAEQAVSRIGAVEFSVGKFGELTPVALFDPPVELAGTTVSRASMHNAAWVEEKDVRIGDTVVIEKAGEIIPQVVEVLREQRTGAERPIVWPQKCPRCGGPVEREDSGTSYNYVCANTALCPAQLAKRIVAFARRTHMDIDGLGERVAEQLVDAGLVRSVTDLYRLRKEQVVKLERFADKSAENLIQAIAASKERGLARLLAALSIYSVGDSLAEELAAAFPSLEAIAAASEDELARVKGFGPKRASFVRQYFDSPEGRKILADLQTFGVRTTADARPAASRQASPLAGKTVVITGTLQAMDRASAEQAVRAAGGHPSSSVSRKTDFVVVGANPGSKRDKALELGIPLLSEEEFLRLLQAGSGAGAAPAAKASSRHENEIAPEEPAVKPDGPLPPPARSSSSPLSAEQTGSKEAPAKSPARRSSATKKPRSLRSSPPPSEPGLFS, encoded by the coding sequence ATGGCAGCCTCGCAATCCTCGGCCAAGGGTTCCGGTCGAGCGTCTCAGCCCGCCGCGGCGTCGGACCCCGCGGAGCGCATCGCCCAGTTGCGGCGCGAGATCGAGCGGCACAACTACCTCTATTATGTGGAAGCCCGGCCCGAAATCTCGGATCGGGAATTTGACCGCCTCATGGCGGAGCTGATCGAGCTGGAGCGGCAGCACCCGGAGTTGGTGACACCGGACAGTCCCAGCCAGCGGGTCGGGGGCGCTCCGATCAGCGGCTTCCGCAAGGTCAGGCACGCCGTGCCGATGCTCTCGATCGACAATACCTACAGCGCCGCCGAGTTGCGGAAGTTCGACGCCGATGTGCGCAAGGCCCTGGGACCTGCCGCGGTGGTGGAATACATGGCCGAGTTGAAGATCGATGGCGTGTCGCTGTCGCTCCTGTACGTACAGGGCAAGCTGGAAGTGGCGGCGACCCGCGGCGATGGTGAAATCGGCGATGATGTCACCCACAACGTCAAGACCATCGCGGCCATTCCCCTGCGTCTGCGTACCGAGCACCCGCCGGCACGGATCGAGGTCCGCGGCGAGGTGTACATGACCCGTGCGGAACTGGCGCGCATCAACGCGGAACAAGTCCGGCAGGGCCTCGAACCCTTCAAAAATGCCCGCAATCTCACCGCCGGCACCCTCAAACTGTTGGACCCCCAATTGGCCGCCCAGCGGAAAATGCTCTTTTTCGCCTATGCCGCCGGCCTGGTCGAAGGTGTGACCCTACGTTCCCAGCAGGAGCTTTTTACCGTCTTCCGCCAGTGGGGGCTGCCGGTCAATCCCCACGCTCGGCTCTGCCGCACGATTGAGGAAGTGATTGCCTATTGTCAAGAGTGGGCGACAAAGCGGCGGGAACTGCCGTATGACATCGACGGTGTGGTCATCAAGGTGAATGACTTTGCCCAGCGGGAGGTGTTGGGGGCCACCAGTCGGGCGCCGCGCTGGGCCAGGGCCTACAAATTCGAGGCGGAACAGGCGGTGTCCCGCATCGGAGCGGTGGAGTTTTCCGTGGGCAAATTCGGGGAATTGACCCCCGTGGCCCTCTTCGATCCGCCGGTGGAACTGGCCGGGACCACGGTCAGCCGGGCCAGCATGCACAATGCCGCCTGGGTGGAGGAGAAAGATGTCCGCATCGGGGATACGGTGGTCATCGAGAAGGCGGGTGAGATCATCCCGCAGGTGGTGGAAGTGCTCCGGGAGCAGCGCACGGGCGCGGAACGCCCCATCGTCTGGCCGCAGAAATGCCCCCGCTGCGGCGGGCCGGTCGAACGCGAAGACAGCGGTACCAGCTATAACTACGTCTGCGCCAACACCGCGTTGTGCCCGGCGCAACTGGCCAAGCGGATCGTGGCCTTCGCCCGCCGCACCCATATGGACATCGATGGACTGGGCGAGCGCGTCGCGGAGCAACTCGTCGATGCCGGCCTGGTGCGCTCCGTCACCGATCTGTACCGCCTGCGCAAGGAGCAGGTGGTCAAGCTGGAGCGCTTCGCGGACAAAAGTGCGGAGAATCTGATTCAAGCGATTGCCGCCAGCAAGGAGCGCGGACTGGCCCGGCTGCTAGCCGCTCTGAGCATCTACTCCGTCGGCGATAGCCTGGCGGAGGAATTGGCCGCTGCCTTCCCCTCGCTGGAGGCCATCGCCGCCGCCTCGGAAGACGAACTGGCGCGGGTCAAGGGGTTCGGTCCCAAACGGGCCAGCTTCGTGCGGCAGTATTTTGACAGTCCCGAAGGGCGGAAAATCCTGGCGGATTTGCAGACCTTTGGAGTGCGCACCACCGCCGACGCCCGGCCAGCGGCTAGCCGCCAAGCTTCCCCCCTGGCGGGCAAGACCGTCGTAATCACCGGCACGCTCCAGGCGATGGACCGGGCCAGTGCGGAACAAGCGGTGCGGGCAGCCGGCGGCCATCCCTCCAGCAGCGTCTCCCGCAAAACGGACTTCGTCGTCGTCGGAGCCAATCCTGGCAGCAAGCGGGACAAGGCCCTGGAGCTGGGAATCCCTTTGCTGAGCGAAGAGGAATTTCTGCGGCTCTTGCAGGCAGGGTCAGGGGCCGGTGCGGCACCCGCGGCGAAGGCTTCCTCCCGTCATGAGAACGAGATTGCGCCGGAGGAACCGGCGGTGAAGCCGGATGGACCGCTCCCCCCGCCGGCTCGCTCATCCTCGTCCCCGCTTTCAGCAGAACAGACCGGGTCGAAAGAGGCCCCCGCGAAGAGTCCGGCCCGGCGGTCCTCCGCAACGAAAAAACCCCGGTCGCTCCGTTCTTCACCTCCGCCGTCCGAACCTGGCCTGTTTTCCTAA
- a CDS encoding RNA polymerase sigma factor, with amino-acid sequence MDAPRDGSDTARLPVWTPAEQWQRTALFLFARLQFPRFPLADDLLLSHLERTFQLYQAKQEAPLSWQAYLDGLYILDWYVCVGCLERLETAWETLFAARTGRTDCLLVDALRLRAARLYPSDLAAQEQAVSEFWSRLLVPDRPASLPILARYDGRRPLVPWLIRVFQNEHISRLRQTPDNSLEEDDHFVPADLRPADAGASRWRELFVQAAQEWLSQLPEEDLLLLGLRWRYRLNQREAARLFGLNEGTLTRRTDKLRERALDYFRRRLEAEGWTGEDLTPFILSELGQVLTDDPRLSADHLAFLLAQRQAKQAAS; translated from the coding sequence GTGGACGCTCCGCGCGATGGTTCTGATACCGCAAGGCTGCCCGTGTGGACCCCCGCGGAGCAGTGGCAGCGCACGGCCCTGTTTCTCTTCGCCCGCCTGCAATTTCCCCGCTTCCCCTTGGCGGACGATCTGCTGCTGTCCCACCTGGAGCGCACGTTCCAGCTTTATCAAGCCAAGCAGGAGGCGCCGCTGAGCTGGCAGGCGTATCTGGACGGATTGTACATCTTGGACTGGTATGTGTGCGTTGGCTGCCTGGAGCGTCTCGAGACGGCCTGGGAGACGCTCTTCGCCGCTCGGACGGGCCGCACGGACTGCCTGCTGGTGGATGCCTTGCGCCTGCGAGCCGCCCGCCTGTATCCCTCGGATCTCGCCGCTCAGGAGCAAGCCGTCAGCGAGTTCTGGAGCCGCTTGCTGGTCCCGGACCGCCCCGCGAGTTTACCCATTCTGGCCCGCTACGACGGGCGGCGGCCCTTGGTCCCCTGGCTCATCCGCGTCTTCCAAAACGAGCATATCTCCCGTTTGCGTCAGACGCCGGACAACTCGCTGGAAGAAGACGATCATTTCGTCCCGGCCGATCTGCGCCCGGCAGATGCAGGGGCGAGCCGCTGGCGGGAACTGTTCGTACAAGCAGCCCAGGAATGGCTCAGCCAGTTGCCGGAGGAAGACCTGCTCCTTTTGGGCCTGCGCTGGCGCTACCGCCTCAATCAACGGGAGGCGGCCCGCCTCTTCGGACTCAATGAAGGGACCTTGACCCGCCGGACGGACAAACTCCGGGAGCGTGCCCTGGACTACTTCCGCCGCCGCCTGGAAGCCGAAGGCTGGACCGGCGAGGACCTCACCCCCTTCATCCTCTCGGAACTGGGCCAGGTGCTCACCGACGACCCGCGCCTGTCCGCTGATCACCTGGCTTTCCTCCTCGCCCAACGGCAGGCGAAACAGGCCGCTTCCTAA
- a CDS encoding protein-tyrosine phosphatase family protein, with translation MTILRHRFGMHWPMILICGGLVVAAGCCKHRCCVSDRFREPRPFLPAAPRSPYLLPPANVPTTPAPPLANGNLVPPVAPPPETRQYPPAPSWLAPPAAPAPAPRPADRPPPEILLPESLPPSANGSSSSARPPQAGGSGGPSPAASTSPPPPAHLPGYTRVKRGVASGRRPTLDGFDALQRANFRTLLYLHPPQADVTALRQIASQRQLDLVSLEVTPENLPQALAQFNAVVGDDSRHPLYVFDDDGVRAGVLWYLHFRTVEVLNDDAARLRARPLGFPEQGDEATPWLLAVQRYLSQR, from the coding sequence ATGACAATCCTGCGTCATCGGTTCGGGATGCATTGGCCGATGATATTGATTTGTGGCGGTCTCGTGGTCGCCGCGGGGTGCTGCAAGCATCGCTGCTGTGTGTCGGACCGTTTCCGTGAGCCGCGGCCCTTTCTTCCCGCCGCACCGCGCAGTCCGTATCTGCTTCCCCCGGCGAATGTGCCGACCACGCCGGCTCCGCCGCTGGCCAATGGCAACCTGGTGCCGCCGGTCGCTCCGCCGCCGGAGACGCGGCAGTATCCGCCGGCTCCTTCTTGGCTGGCCCCGCCGGCGGCTCCCGCTCCCGCGCCGCGGCCGGCTGACCGTCCGCCGCCGGAAATCCTCTTGCCGGAGAGCTTGCCGCCGAGCGCCAACGGCTCCTCCTCCAGCGCGCGGCCGCCCCAAGCGGGAGGGTCCGGCGGGCCATCCCCCGCGGCGAGCACTTCCCCACCGCCGCCGGCGCATCTGCCGGGGTATACCCGCGTCAAGCGCGGCGTGGCCAGCGGCCGGCGGCCCACCCTCGACGGCTTCGACGCCTTGCAACGCGCCAACTTCCGCACCCTCCTTTACCTCCATCCTCCCCAGGCGGATGTGACCGCCCTCCGCCAGATCGCCAGCCAGCGCCAACTCGACTTGGTTTCCCTGGAAGTCACGCCGGAAAATCTGCCCCAAGCCCTCGCCCAATTCAACGCCGTCGTGGGGGATGACTCCCGCCATCCTCTCTATGTCTTCGATGACGACGGCGTGCGCGCCGGCGTGCTCTGGTATCTCCACTTCCGCACCGTCGAGGTCCTCAACGACGATGCCGCTCGCCTCCGCGCCCGACCCCTCGGATTCCCCGAACAGGGAGATGAAGCCACCCCGTGGCTCCTCGCCGTGCAACGTTATCTCTCCCAGCGCTAG
- a CDS encoding lysophospholipid acyltransferase family protein has translation MAEGSPARQPLEAPQIRRARRAGLALLLLGSGAASGTIGLVTAAAETTERAWAAGSFLLVLVLVVAGLQLYWSAYRAWGWAVYGAWLWLALVAHGGYWQHWPGWAHGLALGLLLGGPLRALRYYRRRSGPETLLLLVAGLVLAGGVGAVLLRMAGAVGEEWLDVVSRFGGSGGAFWGWLTGAAGMALLASIGLFRPAFALACEPLLWLMYAVRWRGGGEEQVPAHSPCLVIANHACWGDPLFLEKMLPRPTTPMMTSRFYDLPVLRFWMRHFGVIRVPEQPLKKETPEVQEAIAALERGECLVIFPEGYLRRREEQPLRRFGRGIWLILRACPQVPIFACWIEGNWGSYTSYWNGPPTKNKRPDFRRPIRIAVTGPHWVPAAVLADHWQTRFFLMDLVDAARQQLGLPPLGPFASAPPAALHRDPGHEPDGEEEEPDSGPHNAGEPDSGPDGEGQPHRPTEPPLEHRS, from the coding sequence ATGGCGGAGGGAAGCCCAGCACGGCAGCCGCTGGAAGCGCCGCAGATTCGCCGGGCGCGGCGTGCGGGCCTGGCTTTGCTGCTCTTAGGCAGTGGGGCGGCGAGCGGGACGATTGGGCTGGTGACGGCGGCGGCGGAGACCACTGAGCGGGCGTGGGCGGCGGGCAGTTTCCTCTTGGTGCTAGTCCTGGTAGTGGCGGGGTTGCAACTGTACTGGTCGGCGTATCGGGCCTGGGGCTGGGCGGTGTACGGGGCGTGGCTCTGGCTGGCCCTAGTGGCGCATGGCGGGTATTGGCAGCACTGGCCGGGTTGGGCGCATGGGCTGGCGTTGGGTTTGCTCCTGGGCGGCCCCTTGCGGGCGTTGCGCTACTATCGGCGGCGCTCCGGGCCGGAAACCCTGCTCCTCCTCGTGGCCGGATTGGTGCTAGCCGGGGGTGTTGGAGCGGTTTTGCTGCGAATGGCCGGCGCCGTCGGGGAGGAATGGCTGGATGTGGTGTCTCGCTTCGGCGGGAGCGGCGGGGCTTTCTGGGGCTGGCTGACGGGTGCGGCGGGCATGGCACTGCTTGCCAGTATCGGCCTGTTCCGGCCTGCTTTTGCCCTGGCCTGCGAGCCGTTGCTGTGGCTGATGTATGCGGTGCGCTGGCGCGGCGGAGGAGAAGAGCAGGTTCCCGCGCACAGCCCCTGCCTGGTCATCGCCAATCATGCCTGCTGGGGAGACCCGCTGTTTCTGGAAAAAATGCTGCCCCGTCCGACCACCCCGATGATGACCTCCCGCTTCTACGACCTGCCCGTCCTCCGCTTCTGGATGCGGCATTTTGGGGTCATTCGCGTGCCGGAACAGCCGCTCAAGAAGGAAACCCCGGAAGTCCAGGAGGCCATAGCGGCTCTGGAGCGCGGCGAATGCCTGGTCATCTTTCCGGAAGGGTATCTGCGGCGGCGGGAAGAACAACCCCTGCGCCGCTTCGGACGGGGCATCTGGCTGATCTTGCGTGCCTGCCCCCAGGTGCCCATCTTCGCCTGCTGGATCGAGGGGAACTGGGGCAGCTACACTTCGTACTGGAACGGTCCGCCCACGAAAAACAAGCGCCCGGATTTCCGCCGCCCTATTCGCATCGCCGTCACCGGCCCGCATTGGGTCCCCGCCGCTGTGCTGGCGGATCACTGGCAGACTCGCTTTTTCCTGATGGACCTCGTGGACGCCGCCCGTCAGCAGCTCGGCTTGCCCCCGCTGGGTCCGTTTGCAAGCGCCCCGCCTGCTGCCCTTCACCGAGACCCCGGCCACGAACCGGACGGAGAGGAGGAGGAACCCGACAGCGGACCCCACAATGCGGGTGAACCCGATAGCGGACCCGACGGTGAGGGCCAACCGCACCGCCCTACTGAGCCGCCGCTGGAACATCGTTCCTGA
- a CDS encoding superoxide dismutase, which produces MWTRREVLRYSAWGAVAAWGSSVSGWAAQQPAQAAAAGFTLPKLPYAYDALEPVIDAETMMIHHSRHHQAYIDNLNKALAQAAPEWLKKDISDIVRNYAQLPESIRTAVRNNGGGHLNHSWFWVMMTRPRSTAPKGELLRAIEASFGSLDGFKKEFLAAALGRFGSGWAWLITGKEKPLAITSTANQDNPISEGQTVLLGCDVWEHAYYLKYRNARGKYVEAWFDVINWDDVAERFAKAGRQ; this is translated from the coding sequence ATGTGGACGCGCCGGGAAGTTCTCCGTTACAGTGCGTGGGGTGCCGTGGCAGCGTGGGGTTCCTCCGTGTCGGGGTGGGCTGCCCAACAACCTGCCCAAGCCGCAGCCGCGGGCTTTACCTTGCCCAAGCTCCCCTATGCCTACGACGCCCTGGAGCCGGTCATCGATGCCGAGACCATGATGATCCACCACAGCCGCCATCATCAGGCGTATATTGACAACCTCAACAAAGCCCTAGCCCAAGCCGCCCCCGAGTGGCTGAAGAAGGACATCAGCGACATTGTCCGCAACTACGCGCAGTTGCCGGAGTCGATCCGCACCGCGGTGCGCAACAACGGCGGCGGGCACCTCAATCATTCCTGGTTCTGGGTGATGATGACCCGGCCCCGTTCGACGGCCCCCAAAGGCGAATTGCTCCGGGCGATCGAGGCCAGCTTCGGCTCCCTTGACGGCTTCAAAAAAGAGTTTCTCGCCGCGGCACTCGGACGCTTCGGCAGCGGCTGGGCCTGGCTCATCACCGGCAAGGAAAAACCCCTGGCCATCACCAGCACCGCCAATCAGGACAATCCCATCAGCGAGGGGCAAACCGTCCTGCTCGGCTGCGATGTCTGGGAGCATGCTTACTACCTGAAGTACCGCAATGCCCGCGGCAAGTACGTCGAAGCCTGGTTCGACGTTATCAACTGGGACGATGTGGCGGAACGCTTTGCCAAAGCGGGCCGACAGTGA
- a CDS encoding YjhG/YagF family D-xylonate dehydratase translates to MTTTLHEDEVLATPEEAYQLRATAEGPAGRLPLTAEWLRQAPSGDIFGWTQNVGMGWRPERLGAPEFLLLSTQGGLRAADGTPVALGLHSGHWEVSLLVQAAAEELQRLGCIPFAVAVSDPCDGRTQGTTGMFDSLPYRNDAAVVLRRLMRSLPTRRGVLGIATCDKGLPAMMMALASQHDLPVVLVPGGVMLAGPAEHEDTAKVQTLGVRFAHGEITLEEAAEAGCHACASPGGGCQFLGTAATSQVVAEALGLTLPHAALSPSGQPIWLDLARRSARALLRLAQRGLRACDLLTEAALHNALAVFAAVGGSTNLVLHLPAVAFHAGLPRPTLDDWIRINRSVPRLVDALPNGPIGHPTVRVFLAGGVPEVMLHLRELNLLRLEALTASGYPLAQVLDWWQQSPRRHRLRRFLQEHEGIDPDTVIMSPQQARARGLTSTVTFPRGNLAPQGSVIKSTAIDPSVVDPDGVYRKIGPAKVFIREKDAIAAIKDGRIAPGDVLVLCCRGPLGSGMEETYQLTSALRYLPWGKQVALLTDARFSGVSTGACIGHVAPEALAGGPIGKLRDGDRIQIIIDRHRLEGSVDLVGDANGIYGPQWGEAELARRPPRPDLAPDPDLPADTRLWAVLQHLSGGPWAGAVYDPQRLLEVLQPLLLRQN, encoded by the coding sequence ATGACCACGACACTGCACGAGGACGAAGTGCTGGCGACGCCGGAGGAGGCGTACCAGTTGCGCGCCACAGCGGAAGGGCCGGCGGGTCGCTTGCCCCTGACGGCCGAATGGCTGCGGCAGGCCCCCAGCGGCGACATTTTCGGCTGGACCCAGAACGTGGGCATGGGCTGGCGTCCGGAGCGCCTCGGCGCGCCAGAGTTTTTGCTGCTGAGCACTCAGGGCGGCTTGCGCGCCGCCGACGGCACGCCCGTGGCCCTGGGCTTACACAGTGGGCACTGGGAGGTGTCGCTGCTCGTCCAAGCCGCCGCCGAGGAATTGCAACGCCTCGGTTGCATCCCTTTCGCCGTGGCGGTGAGCGATCCCTGCGATGGCCGCACTCAGGGCACCACCGGCATGTTCGACAGCCTGCCCTATCGCAACGACGCCGCCGTGGTCCTCCGCCGCCTCATGCGCAGCCTGCCCACCCGCCGCGGCGTCCTGGGAATCGCTACCTGCGACAAGGGACTGCCCGCGATGATGATGGCCCTGGCGTCCCAGCACGATCTGCCAGTGGTCCTCGTTCCCGGCGGCGTCATGCTGGCTGGCCCGGCGGAGCATGAGGATACGGCCAAGGTGCAAACCCTGGGCGTGCGCTTCGCGCATGGAGAAATCACGCTGGAGGAAGCCGCCGAAGCGGGCTGTCATGCCTGTGCCAGTCCCGGCGGGGGCTGCCAGTTCCTGGGCACCGCGGCCACCTCGCAGGTCGTTGCTGAAGCCTTGGGATTGACCCTGCCCCATGCCGCCCTGTCCCCCTCCGGGCAGCCGATCTGGCTGGACTTGGCCCGCCGTTCCGCCCGCGCTTTGCTTCGCTTGGCCCAGCGCGGCCTGCGCGCTTGCGACCTCCTCACCGAAGCCGCTCTGCATAACGCCCTGGCCGTCTTCGCCGCTGTCGGCGGCAGCACCAATCTCGTCCTGCACCTGCCCGCCGTCGCCTTTCACGCTGGTCTGCCCCGGCCCACCCTCGACGACTGGATCCGCATCAACCGCTCCGTGCCCCGCTTGGTCGACGCCTTGCCCAATGGCCCGATCGGCCATCCCACCGTGCGCGTCTTCCTGGCCGGCGGGGTGCCGGAAGTGATGCTCCACCTGCGCGAACTGAACTTGCTCCGCCTCGAGGCCCTGACGGCCAGCGGCTACCCTCTCGCCCAAGTGCTGGATTGGTGGCAGCAGTCGCCGCGGCGGCACCGCCTGCGCCGATTCCTCCAGGAGCACGAAGGCATCGACCCGGACACGGTCATCATGTCTCCTCAGCAGGCCCGCGCTCGCGGACTGACCAGCACCGTTACCTTCCCGCGAGGCAACCTCGCTCCTCAAGGCAGCGTCATCAAGTCCACGGCGATCGATCCAAGCGTGGTCGACCCCGACGGCGTCTATCGCAAAATCGGACCCGCAAAAGTCTTCATCCGCGAAAAGGATGCCATCGCCGCCATCAAGGACGGGCGCATCGCTCCCGGCGATGTCCTGGTCCTCTGCTGCCGGGGACCGCTTGGCAGCGGCATGGAGGAAACCTATCAACTCACCTCCGCCCTGCGCTATCTGCCGTGGGGGAAGCAGGTTGCCTTGCTCACCGACGCCCGCTTCAGCGGCGTCTCCACGGGCGCCTGCATCGGCCATGTCGCCCCGGAAGCCCTCGCGGGCGGACCCATCGGCAAACTCCGCGACGGCGACCGCATCCAGATCATCATCGACCGCCATCGCCTGGAAGGGAGTGTGGACCTCGTCGGCGATGCCAATGGCATCTATGGCCCGCAGTGGGGCGAGGCTGAATTGGCCCGCCGCCCGCCCCGGCCTGACCTGGCCCCCGATCCCGACCTGCCGGCCGATACCCGCCTCTGGGCCGTCCTCCAGCATCTCAGCGGCGGACCCTGGGCTGGCGCTGTCTATGATCCCCAGCGGCTCCTCGAAGTCCTCCAACCGCTCCTCTTACGCCAGAATTGA
- a CDS encoding FHA domain-containing protein, with the protein MRAVLIPLDGGLPIELTKELVLIGRDEECDVRLEQKSISKLHCVIVKSDGVLLLRDLGSTNGTRVNGQRVRRAALLPNDILALANVKFRVYYGPDAAGQPPPEAIPSDRTLDESDQTAFPAVPNPLPDVYPPDPSGMPGSGPVAPPPPRPQN; encoded by the coding sequence ATGCGTGCCGTGCTGATTCCGCTCGACGGCGGACTGCCCATCGAACTGACGAAGGAACTCGTCCTGATCGGCCGGGATGAAGAATGTGACGTGCGCCTGGAACAAAAGAGCATCTCCAAGCTGCATTGCGTGATTGTCAAAAGCGATGGCGTGCTGCTGTTGCGCGACTTGGGCAGCACCAATGGCACCCGCGTCAACGGCCAGCGCGTCCGCCGGGCTGCCCTGCTGCCCAATGACATCCTGGCCTTGGCCAACGTCAAGTTCCGCGTCTATTACGGTCCCGATGCTGCCGGCCAACCCCCGCCGGAAGCCATCCCCTCCGACCGCACCCTCGACGAAAGCGATCAGACCGCCTTCCCCGCCGTTCCCAATCCCCTGCCCGATGTTTATCCCCCCGATCCCTCCGGCATGCCAGGAAGCGGCCCTGTCGCTCCGCCTCCCCCGCGACCGCAGAACTGA